The DNA region ACGTCTCGCCGATCCATGGGTCCATCGACACGGGCCCATCCGGCTGCGTGGCATGCCCGGGCACCGGTCGCGCGTTGATGACGACCTTCTCCGTGTTGCGCCAGAGATGCGGCGGATAGTAACTGTGCGCGACGGCCTGGTCGTTGTAGCCGAAGAACAGGTCGAAGCCCTTGCGGTTGGGGTCGCCGGTGCTGCCGACCGGTCCCAGGCCCCACTTGCCCATGGCGCCCGTCGCATACCCGGCCGCGCGAAAGGCCTGCGCGATGGTGACGGCGCCCGCGCTCAGCGGGTACTGCCCCTCGGTGAACTGCGGCAAGCGCGTCTTCGCCTGGATGTTCCCCCGGATCTCGGCGTGGCCCATGTGGAGGCCGGTCATGAGCACCGCGCGGGCCGGCGCACACACCGGCGCCCCGGAATAGTGCCGGGTGAAGCGCATCCCCTGCGCCGCGAGCCTGTCGATGTTGGGCGTGGGGATCCTCGCCTGCCCGTAGACACCGACCTCCCCGAAGCCCAGGTCGTCGGCCAGGATGAACACGACGTTGAGGCGCGGCGCCTGCGCGTGCAGTCCCGACAGCGCAAGGGCCACGACGACGACGAGCAGGGCGGCGAGGCGGGTCGGTATCACGCCACTACGCTACCGTACCGTCGCGCCACCCGTGCGCATACCATCGTCCAGGTCCCATGCTGCTGACCCTCGCGTTCTGGCTCGTGATTCTCGCCGACCTCGCCGCGCTCGGACTCGTCTTCCTGCTCGGGCTCGCCGCGGGCCCGCCATCGCACACCGGTCCGATCGCCGTGGCCGGCGCCATCCTGGTCGTCCCCGGGTTGCTGATCATGGCGGCCGTGGCGCTGTTCCACTTCGCGCCGGTCTGGCCCCTGCGACTGCTCGCGTTCGGCGTGGCCGCCGCGCCGCTCCTGGTCGTCGCCCTCGCGCCGGTCGTCGCGGGCTATCGCATCGGTCAGTTCCGCGACGGATCGGGCGCGCCGACGAAGTTCCGGAGCGATGGCATGCAGGCACTCGAAAAGGCGATCGCGCGCGGCGACGCGACGACGGTGGCCACACTGGCCAGGGACGCCAACCTGCGGGAGCGCTCCATCGAGGGCACGTCGGTCGTGGTCGTCGCGCTGCGACACCTCCAGAAGCACCCCGGCTCGCCGGACGTGGTGCGCGCGCTGTTGGCCGCGGGCGCCAGCGCCGACGACGGGGGCACCGAACCGCCGCTGGTGGAAGCCATCCGCGTCGGCCCCGAGGCGGTGCGCGTGCTGCTCGATGCGGGCGCCGATCCCGACGCCCTCGGGCCGTTCGGCGCGCCCGTCTGGTGGGGCGCCACTGGCCGCAGGATCCATCCCGACATCCTGCCGCTGCTCCTCGACCGCGGCGCCGACGTGAACGCTCGCGCCAGGGACGGACGCACGGCGCTGTTCGACGCGGTCAACGCGCAGAACTGGCCCGCGGTGACCGTGCTGCTCGACCACGGCGTCGACTGGCGCGCCTACCGCGACCTGCAGGGCCGGGATCTTCGTGCCAGGCTCGAGGCCGACCAGCGCCTCGACTTCGTGGACAAGGCGGCGGTTGCCGGCGTGCTCGCACGTTTGCGCTGACCGGCGCGGATACACTGGTGCCGTGAACGGCGCCTGGTCGCGGACGTCGGTGCAGGCCGTTGTCCTGCTGCTCACCCTCGTGCTGACCGGCACGTCGGGCTACATGCTGATCGAGGGCTGGTCGGCCTGGGACGCCCTGTACATGACGGTCATCTCGCTGACGACCGTCGGCTACAGGGAGGTCCACCCGCTGTCGCGGGCCGGCGAGGCGTTCACGATGCTGGTGCTGGTCGGCGGGGTCGGCACCGTCCTGTACTCCTTCACGCTGATCGGGGCCAGCGTGATCGAGAGCACGCTGCACAGCCCCTGGCAGCGCCGACGGATCTCCGCCATGCTCGATCGACTGGACCGCCACTTCATCGTCTGCGGGTACGGCCGCATCGGCGGCATCCTGGTCGACGAGTTCCGCCGACAGCGCGTGCCCTACGTGGTCGTCGAGCGCGATCCGGAGCGCCTGCGGGCGCTCGCCGACGCCGGCCACCTCGCCGTCGAGGGCGACGCGAGTTCCGAGGACGTGCTCGCGAAGGCCGGCGTGTCGAGGGCCCGCGGGCTGATCGCCGCCCTGTCGAGCGACGCCGAGAACGTCTACACCATCCTCACCGCACGCCTGATGCAGCCGGGGCTCTACATCATCGGCCGCGCGGAGAGCGACGATGCGACCCGCAAGATCAAGCGGGCCGGCGCCGACCGGGTGATCTCGCCGTACCAGATCGGCGGCCAGCACATGGCGCAGCTCGCCCTCCGCCCTGCCGTGGTCGACTTCGTGCAGCTGGCCACCAGCTCCGAGTTCCTGGAACTCTCCATGGAACAGATCGAGATTCGAGCCGACGGGCCGCTCACCGGGCAGACGATCGTCGGCGCCAACCTGCGCCAGAAGTTCGGCGTGATCGTCGTCGGGATCAAGCGCGCCAGCGGCCAGATGGAGTTCAATCCGCCGCCGGAAGCCCGCATGGACGCCGGCGACCACCTGGTGCTGCTCGGACCGGCGAACCGGCTCACCGAACTGGCCGGCCACGCCGGGGTGGTGGCGGGGACCACGCCCTGACGGCAGCGGCGCGGCTGCACGATCGGCGCAGAGCTCATCAGGCACTATGCTTGGCCCGTGCGCTCCTGCTGCGGTGCCGTCGTCGCTCTGCTCGTCGCCCTCGTTGGTTGCACGTCACGCACGCCTGATCCCGCGGCCCCGTCAGCCTCCACGTACCTGTACCTGTGGACGGCCGCGGCGGACAAGGCGCAACCCGACTTCCTGGCGGTGCTCGACGTCACCGAGCGCGGCGACCGCTACGGGCGTCTCGTGACCACGCTGCCGGTGCCGGGACGCGAGAACGTGCCGCACCACACCGAGCACGAGATGCCCGCCGACAAGCAGTTGTTCGCCAACGGCTTCGGCACCGGCCAGACCTTCGTCTTCGACCTCGCAGACGCGACGCATCCGCGGATCACCCACCAGTTCGGCGACCTCGACGGCTACTCGCACCCGCACTCCTTCCTCCGCCTGCCGAACGGCAACGTGCTGGCCACCTTCCAGATGCGGCACGGGGCCGGCGGCATGACGCCCGGCGGCCTCGTGGAACTCACGCCGGCCGGCGTCCCGGTGCGCTCCAGTTCCGCCGACGGGCCCGGCGTCGATCCCGAGTTGCGGGTGTACAGCGGCGCCATCGTCGCGTCCCTCGACCGCGTGGTCACGACCACGACAGACATGGACAAGGACTTCAAGGCGTCGCGCAACCTCCAGGTGTGGCGCCTGTCGGACCTGAAGCTGCTCTCCACGTTCCCGCTGCCCGACGGCGCTGCGGGTGACGAGGGCCTGCTCACCGCGGAGCCGCGCCTGCTCGGCGACGGGCGCACGGTGCTCGTGTCGACCTTCAACTGCGGGCTGTACCTGATGCAGGGTCTCGAGGGCGATGCGCCGTCGGCTCGACTGGTGGCATCGTTCCCGAAGAAGAAGGGCACCAACTGCGCGATTCCGGTCATCGCCGGCAAGTACTACCTGGTGACCGTGCCGGCCTGGAGTGCGGTGGTGAGTCTCGACATCAGCGATCCGGCCAGGCCTCGGGAAGTGAGCCGCGTCACGCTCGGCCCCGACGATGTCCCGCACTGGATCTCCCTCTCGCCCGACCAGCGGCGTGTGGTCGTGACCGGCTACGAGGGCATGCAGCACCGCGTCGTCATCGCCCGGTTCGATCCCGCGACCGGCGCGCTGGCCTGGGACGAGCGCTTCCGCGAGGAGGGGGCGACGACGCCTGGCTTCCGCATGGACGACAAGACGTGGCCGCACGGCGGCAACGCGAAGGGCATCCCGCACGGCGCGGTGTTCAGCCGCCCCGTGGCGAGCAACTGACGACGCCGGCAAGCACGTCCGCGTCGGCCGCCCCAAGCGTGGAAGCAGGCCGGACCGGCAGGCGCCGCACGACGAGCGTCGTGATGTCGCCACGTCGGTCCGGTGGGCACTTTCCCAGAGGTGCTGCGAAGAAATCCGGGCCGTCCGCCAGGACGCCGACGAGCGGGGCGCACCGCTGACGGTCTTCCCGGGATCGCACCTTGCAGTCGCCCCTCCCTGACGCAGGCACTGTCGCTGCGGGAGGAGGCGTATGGCTACCCAGTGGCGCCACACCGGACTCACCTGGCTCGTCGCGGCCACGATCTCGGGGGTGTCAGCCGCGCCTTTCGCGGTCGCCCAGTCCGACGTCGCCGTCGAGGCGCTTCCTGCGCCCTCCGGCGCGGGGCTCGTCAACCCGTTGGTCCGGGCCGCCGATGGCACCCTGTTCGGCACGACCGTCTCAGGCGGCAAGAAGGGCCTTGGCACCGTCTTCAGCATCACCACCGACGGCAGGCGCACCCGGCTCCACGACTTCTCGGGGCCTGAAGGCGCATCGCCGTTGGAGGGCCAGCCCCTGCTCGTCGCCGACGACGGCAACCTGTACGGCGTGACGCGCGGCGGCGGGCCTGGGTGGAGTCCGACGAGACCAGGCTGCGGCACCGTGTTCCGGCTCACCCCGTCCGGAGCGGTCACCAGGGTTCACGCCTTCGACTGCGACGCCTCGCCGAGCAGCGGGCTCACGCAGGATGGCGGCGACCTCTATGGCCTCACGACCGGCGGAGGGCTACGCGCGTGCGGGTCAGCCGGGCGCAGCCCGTGCGGAACGATCTATCGGCTGCGTCTCGACGGTTCGTTCTCGACGGTGCACCAGTTCCGAGCCGTCGACGGCTGGGCTCCGCGCGGCACGCTGGTGCGGGTCGGCAGCGACTTGTACGGGGTCACGCGCCTCGGAGGAAACACCGGCTGCCTCGGTCTCGGTTGCGGCACCGTCTTCCGCCGGTCCATCGACGGCACCGTCACGACGCTGGTGACCTTCCCCGAAGTCCTCGGGGAGTTTCCCGAGCCCTCCGACCTCGTCTACCAGGAGGCCGATGCCGCGCTCTACGGCGTGATGCGCAGTGCGATCCCGTGCGTTCCCCTGCAGGCCGAACGCTTCGGCTACTCGGGATGCGGGGCGGTCTTCCGCCTCGACATGGTTGGCCACATCGACACGCTCTTCAGTTTCAGCGGCAGCGCAGACGACGGTAACTGGCCCTCGGCGCTGGCGGCGGGTCGCGACGGGCACCTCTACGGGGTGACGCAGGTCGGCGGTGTCGAATGTCTCCCGGGTCATCGGTGCGGCACGGTATTCCGGCTGACCCTCCAGGGCAGCCGCACGACGCTTCATGCCTTCGAGGGCGGACGCCTGGGCATCTATCCCTACACACTGCTGCAGGCCGCCGATGGCGACCTCTACGGCACGATGCTGGAGTGCGCCAGTCTGGACGCAGCGTGCGACCAGGCCTTCAGAATCGCGCTGCTCGACGATGGCCCGCTGCCGAACCTGCGCGTGAAGGCCTTCCAGGCCCCGTCCAGGGCCGCGACCGGCGCGACGATCACGCTGCGCGACACGGTCGCCAACATCGGCGCGACAGCCTCGACGCCCTCCAGCACGACGTATGCCTGGTCGGCCTACGACAGCCTGCCTGACGCCACGCCTCTCACCAGCAGGAGCCTGCCATCCTTGCAGGCTGGAGCGACGAGCACGGGCGAGACCACTGCGGCGCTACCCGCCCAGCCTGGGGTCTACACCCTGTTTGCCTGGGCTGACGGCGAACACCTGGTCCGGGAGTCGCTGGAGTTCGACAACACGAAGCGACGCACGATCGTCGTCGGGCCCAACCTGGTGATCAAGAAACTCGGTGCGGTGGGTGGGACCGGGATCGAACTCGAGCCGACCGCGCCGACGTCGAGTACCCCGACCACCATTTCCGTCTACACCGCGAACACCGGCGGTGGCACGGCTGGCCCGTCGGTGACGCGTCTCTATCGATCGCAGCGGGGTGCGCTGAGCGACGCCGTCCTGCTGGCGGAGTTCGACATCGGTTCGCCCGACAGCCTGGAGCACCATCACTCGTCGGCCACATTGCAGCTTCCCGCGGGTGACTACTTCCTGCTCGCACTTGCCGATGCCGACGGGCAGGTGACCGAGGCAAGCGAAGACAACCTCTTCAAGCTGCGCGTGAGCGTGTCGCTGGGTCTCCAGAGCTACCTGGTACCCGCCAACGGCCACGTCTGGTCGCTGGCCGAAGGACCGGACGGCGCCGTGTGGTGCACCCTCTCGAGGTGCGAGGATCCAGGGTGCACGACCCTCATCCGCCGCGACGCCATCGGGCGCGTCGCGACCGACGGCACGATTACGGAGTTCCCCCTGCCGTCCAGCAACATCGCGGGCGGAGCCGGGACCTACGGGCTGACGACCGGCCCCGACAACGCGCTGTGGTTCACGCAGATCCGCGGCAACCGGATCGGACGCATGACGACCGAAGGCGGCTTGACCATGTTCCGGCTGCCGGCCGATTCCAACCCGTACCTGATCACCAGTGGACCGGACGGAGCCCTGTGGTTCACCGAGTCCGGCGGGATTGGCCGCATCACGACAAGTGGCGACCTGAGCCACTACCGGTTGCCATCGGCCGCCAGCAACGACCCCACCGACATCGTCACGGGCCCGGACGGGGCGTTGTGGTTCACGGCGGTCAATCGCAACACGATCGGCCGCATCACGACGGTCGGTGAGATCACGGAGCACACGATGCCCCCGTCCTGCGCGCCCCTGCGGATCGCCGCTGGAAAGAACCCGGCCCTCTGGTTCACCTGCCTGACCGGAAACACGGTTGGACGCCTCACGACCGACGGCGTCATCTCGACGTACCGCGTGCCGACGCGGGACGGCGGACCTGCGGATATCACGCTCGGAGGGGATGGCGCGCTGTGGTTCACCGAGACGTGGGCGAGGAAAATCGGCCGTCTCACGACGGATGGAGTCATCACCGAGGCGCCGGCAGGTCCGGGCTCCTCCCCCCACGACATCATCTCGGCCTCGGATGGCCTGTGGTTCACCGACGCGGAGTACCTTGGCCACATCCGGCTCGGCGCCGGTCACCCGTAGGAGGCTGCCTTGCGTCCTGACGCGCGGCAGCACGACGCCGCCGCGCGGCAGGCCGGCCGTGCAGGTCGCCGTTGCGGGCGGTGGCCTTGCCGGCACACGATGCGCCGTGCCCACCCTTCGTTCTGCCGTCGGCGGTCCGGTCGTCCTCGTTCTCGCTCTGGTGGCCAGTGGCGTCGCGAACGCCCAGGCGCCGACCTCGCCATCAAGGAAGCCACCCGATCTCGCCTTCATCGACACGGGCATCGAGAACGCCTCGCCGCTGTGGTACGAGCGTGGCGAGGACGACGCGTACCGGGTGCACCTGCTGTACGACCACGAGCGCGACTCGCCGAACAGGGCCGCCGGGCACATCCACTTCCGACTGGTGGGGCGCCCCTCTGCTCGGATCACGCTGGAGTTCGTCAACCTCGACAACGTATGGAACGGGCAGCCGGGCTCGGTCGCGGGTGAGCTGACGACGGTGGCGCTGTCACCCGACGGCCAGGCCTGGACGACCGTGCCCACCGACGCGTTGCCGGGCAACCGTGTGAGGGTGACGGTGACGCTGCCGCCCGGCGGCGCGCTGCACCTGGCGCGCATGCAGCCGTATCGCCTCTCGGACCTCGATCGCCTCCTGGCCAGCGCACGGCGGAGTCCGCACGCGGCGGTCACCACCATCGGCAGCACGGTGCAGGGGCGCTCTCTCGAAGTGATCCGCATCGGCCGCGAGGACGCGCC from Luteitalea sp. TBR-22 includes:
- a CDS encoding ankyrin repeat domain-containing protein, which produces MLLTLAFWLVILADLAALGLVFLLGLAAGPPSHTGPIAVAGAILVVPGLLIMAAVALFHFAPVWPLRLLAFGVAAAPLLVVALAPVVAGYRIGQFRDGSGAPTKFRSDGMQALEKAIARGDATTVATLARDANLRERSIEGTSVVVVALRHLQKHPGSPDVVRALLAAGASADDGGTEPPLVEAIRVGPEAVRVLLDAGADPDALGPFGAPVWWGATGRRIHPDILPLLLDRGADVNARARDGRTALFDAVNAQNWPAVTVLLDHGVDWRAYRDLQGRDLRARLEADQRLDFVDKAAVAGVLARLR
- a CDS encoding TrkA family potassium uptake protein, translating into MNGAWSRTSVQAVVLLLTLVLTGTSGYMLIEGWSAWDALYMTVISLTTVGYREVHPLSRAGEAFTMLVLVGGVGTVLYSFTLIGASVIESTLHSPWQRRRISAMLDRLDRHFIVCGYGRIGGILVDEFRRQRVPYVVVERDPERLRALADAGHLAVEGDASSEDVLAKAGVSRARGLIAALSSDAENVYTILTARLMQPGLYIIGRAESDDATRKIKRAGADRVISPYQIGGQHMAQLALRPAVVDFVQLATSSEFLELSMEQIEIRADGPLTGQTIVGANLRQKFGVIVVGIKRASGQMEFNPPPEARMDAGDHLVLLGPANRLTELAGHAGVVAGTTP
- a CDS encoding selenium-binding family protein, giving the protein MRSCCGAVVALLVALVGCTSRTPDPAAPSASTYLYLWTAAADKAQPDFLAVLDVTERGDRYGRLVTTLPVPGRENVPHHTEHEMPADKQLFANGFGTGQTFVFDLADATHPRITHQFGDLDGYSHPHSFLRLPNGNVLATFQMRHGAGGMTPGGLVELTPAGVPVRSSSADGPGVDPELRVYSGAIVASLDRVVTTTTDMDKDFKASRNLQVWRLSDLKLLSTFPLPDGAAGDEGLLTAEPRLLGDGRTVLVSTFNCGLYLMQGLEGDAPSARLVASFPKKKGTNCAIPVIAGKYYLVTVPAWSAVVSLDISDPARPREVSRVTLGPDDVPHWISLSPDQRRVVVTGYEGMQHRVVIARFDPATGALAWDERFREEGATTPGFRMDDKTWPHGGNAKGIPHGAVFSRPVASN
- a CDS encoding choice-of-anchor tandem repeat GloVer-containing protein yields the protein MATQWRHTGLTWLVAATISGVSAAPFAVAQSDVAVEALPAPSGAGLVNPLVRAADGTLFGTTVSGGKKGLGTVFSITTDGRRTRLHDFSGPEGASPLEGQPLLVADDGNLYGVTRGGGPGWSPTRPGCGTVFRLTPSGAVTRVHAFDCDASPSSGLTQDGGDLYGLTTGGGLRACGSAGRSPCGTIYRLRLDGSFSTVHQFRAVDGWAPRGTLVRVGSDLYGVTRLGGNTGCLGLGCGTVFRRSIDGTVTTLVTFPEVLGEFPEPSDLVYQEADAALYGVMRSAIPCVPLQAERFGYSGCGAVFRLDMVGHIDTLFSFSGSADDGNWPSALAAGRDGHLYGVTQVGGVECLPGHRCGTVFRLTLQGSRTTLHAFEGGRLGIYPYTLLQAADGDLYGTMLECASLDAACDQAFRIALLDDGPLPNLRVKAFQAPSRAATGATITLRDTVANIGATASTPSSTTYAWSAYDSLPDATPLTSRSLPSLQAGATSTGETTAALPAQPGVYTLFAWADGEHLVRESLEFDNTKRRTIVVGPNLVIKKLGAVGGTGIELEPTAPTSSTPTTISVYTANTGGGTAGPSVTRLYRSQRGALSDAVLLAEFDIGSPDSLEHHHSSATLQLPAGDYFLLALADADGQVTEASEDNLFKLRVSVSLGLQSYLVPANGHVWSLAEGPDGAVWCTLSRCEDPGCTTLIRRDAIGRVATDGTITEFPLPSSNIAGGAGTYGLTTGPDNALWFTQIRGNRIGRMTTEGGLTMFRLPADSNPYLITSGPDGALWFTESGGIGRITTSGDLSHYRLPSAASNDPTDIVTGPDGALWFTAVNRNTIGRITTVGEITEHTMPPSCAPLRIAAGKNPALWFTCLTGNTVGRLTTDGVISTYRVPTRDGGPADITLGGDGALWFTETWARKIGRLTTDGVITEAPAGPGSSPHDIISASDGLWFTDAEYLGHIRLGAGHP